The Halobacillus sp. Marseille-Q1614 genome has a window encoding:
- a CDS encoding recombinase family protein — protein MIIGYARVSTEDQDLTSQIEAIEKYAADRNERVNVFHEKKSGGKEDRVELEKAFDSLREGDTFVVYKLDRLARSTKQLYDIKGKLDKWGVHFASLNDNIDTTTAAGRAMFGMIAVFAEFERNLIQERTKAGLKSARKQGIKGGRPPLKATQKQQIQKLYEGGERAKDIAEEYGIARSTVYKVINESNKEGVK, from the coding sequence ATGATTATTGGATATGCCAGAGTTTCTACGGAGGATCAGGATCTTACTTCTCAGATTGAAGCTATTGAAAAGTACGCTGCCGATCGAAATGAAAGAGTGAATGTGTTTCACGAGAAAAAAAGTGGAGGAAAGGAAGATCGAGTGGAACTGGAAAAGGCTTTTGACTCTTTGCGAGAGGGAGATACTTTCGTTGTATACAAATTGGATCGTTTAGCACGTTCAACAAAGCAATTATACGACATCAAAGGAAAGTTGGATAAGTGGGGTGTACACTTTGCTTCCCTGAACGACAATATTGATACAACAACCGCAGCTGGCAGAGCTATGTTTGGAATGATTGCAGTATTTGCAGAATTTGAACGTAATCTTATACAAGAGCGAACTAAAGCTGGTTTAAAATCAGCAAGAAAGCAAGGGATAAAAGGAGGCCGTCCGCCATTAAAAGCTACTCAGAAGCAACAAATTCAGAAGCTTTATGAAGGTGGGGAACGAGCTAAAGACATAGCTGAAGAATATGGAATTGCGCGTAGTACGGTCTATAAAGTGATAAATGAATCTAATAAAGAGGGTGTTAAATAA
- a CDS encoding helix-turn-helix domain-containing protein, with translation MKDLLRVDDIVEEIPELETVFYGIGAAFGKIIFSYRVNQQLTQKQLADKANVGVKTVHRAEGGTNNLGVQTYEKLFKALGINKEKYAEIFSEALKDQEKKSTKRELAKQY, from the coding sequence ATGAAAGATCTTCTCAGGGTAGATGATATTGTAGAGGAAATCCCAGAATTAGAAACTGTTTTTTACGGAATTGGAGCTGCATTCGGTAAAATCATCTTCTCCTACAGAGTGAACCAACAGCTTACCCAAAAACAACTTGCAGATAAAGCTAATGTAGGAGTTAAAACTGTTCATCGAGCAGAAGGCGGAACAAACAATTTAGGTGTGCAAACTTATGAAAAATTATTTAAAGCTCTTGGGATTAATAAAGAGAAATACGCAGAAATTTTTTCCGAAGCTCTAAAAGATCAAGAAAAAAAGTCCACTAAAAGAGAGTTAGCAAAACAATATTAG
- a CDS encoding VirD4-like conjugal transfer protein, CD1115 family — MRKFKLIIMFLLMGAVLDILLVGSLAHIIIFYQQYQFEAPPHLMEYFKNQPVNAFTSLFNGEASTYFMHQVLQGIYWVVFLFLIIRALFGKEREFAKRNADDYGSHGTARWATDKEIQRLYNAAGMIVGEHKKKPLIQPVDGENNHMTLVYGGSGSGKTAGYSIPNILHISKTLQESFVITDPKGDIYKATRNHLKQQDYDVITVNLIDMTRSQGYNPMDYIDKGNDSMSLATTIMKNTGAEGKAQDSMWEHAEHALLSALIEFLKETRPEHEQHLKNVLHLGNLIKRRPKDIDKMFNDLPDDSTARHLYNIFANSEDKTRAGILIGFASRLRLWTLEDVSQITAKSDFNIHQLGQKKTALFILTPDGESTYDMITAMLIDQIFQELIKQAAQNDSKRLNVPVRMILDEVANIAPISDLKKRVGVMRARDVRITLMFQGIQQFKNRYGEGSAAEISDSCDNVIVMAANDPSSSVPISKKIGNTTLMISSQSRSSSGRGGSTGESYSFTGSSLMNPDQIENMPKDKCILFQNGCHPAYVNKYFYFKHDWQITEHDWTKDSKRNYDQIRLFNPPKVKKKELEQSEPDKETEEEEVLFKD, encoded by the coding sequence ATGAGGAAATTTAAACTCATCATCATGTTTTTACTCATGGGTGCTGTATTGGATATTCTGCTCGTTGGAAGCCTGGCACATATAATTATTTTTTATCAGCAATATCAGTTTGAAGCCCCACCACATTTAATGGAGTACTTTAAAAATCAACCAGTGAACGCATTCACAAGCTTGTTTAATGGGGAAGCCTCCACTTATTTCATGCATCAGGTGTTACAGGGCATATACTGGGTCGTTTTTCTGTTCCTGATCATACGCGCATTGTTTGGTAAAGAACGCGAATTTGCTAAAAGGAACGCTGATGATTACGGCTCTCATGGTACAGCACGATGGGCCACAGATAAGGAGATACAACGCCTATATAACGCTGCGGGAATGATAGTAGGGGAACATAAGAAAAAGCCTCTTATACAGCCTGTAGACGGAGAAAACAACCATATGACGCTGGTTTATGGAGGGTCTGGATCAGGTAAAACAGCAGGATACTCCATTCCTAATATTCTTCATATCTCAAAGACTCTGCAAGAATCTTTTGTTATAACGGATCCAAAAGGAGACATTTACAAGGCCACGCGTAACCATTTGAAACAACAGGACTATGACGTTATAACAGTCAATCTAATTGATATGACGCGTTCACAAGGCTATAACCCTATGGATTACATCGATAAAGGAAACGACTCTATGTCACTTGCTACAACGATCATGAAAAACACTGGTGCAGAAGGAAAAGCTCAAGATTCTATGTGGGAACATGCAGAACACGCGTTATTGTCTGCTTTGATTGAATTTTTAAAGGAGACACGGCCAGAACATGAACAGCATTTAAAGAACGTGCTGCACCTGGGGAACTTGATCAAACGTAGACCGAAAGACATTGATAAGATGTTTAACGATCTGCCCGATGATTCTACAGCCAGACACTTATATAATATCTTTGCTAATTCAGAAGATAAAACACGCGCTGGTATTCTTATAGGCTTTGCTTCAAGACTCAGACTATGGACATTAGAGGACGTATCACAAATAACCGCCAAAAGTGATTTTAATATCCATCAATTAGGACAAAAGAAAACAGCTCTCTTCATCCTTACACCAGATGGAGAATCCACTTATGACATGATAACAGCCATGCTGATAGATCAGATATTCCAGGAGCTTATAAAACAGGCTGCACAGAATGATTCTAAACGCTTAAATGTACCTGTCAGAATGATTTTAGATGAAGTGGCTAACATTGCCCCTATCAGTGATTTAAAAAAGCGTGTGGGTGTTATGAGGGCCCGCGATGTACGAATAACCCTTATGTTTCAAGGAATACAGCAGTTTAAGAATCGTTACGGGGAAGGATCTGCTGCTGAAATCTCCGACAGCTGCGACAATGTCATTGTTATGGCTGCCAATGATCCAAGTTCCAGTGTACCTATTTCAAAGAAAATCGGAAATACGACACTCATGATTTCCTCGCAGTCCCGTTCATCCAGTGGCCGGGGAGGATCTACCGGAGAGAGTTACAGCTTTACAGGAAGTAGCTTAATGAATCCTGATCAGATTGAAAACATGCCGAAAGATAAATGCATCCTATTCCAAAATGGCTGTCATCCTGCTTATGTAAATAAATATTTCTACTTTAAGCATGATTGGCAGATTACAGAGCATGACTGGACTAAAGATTCTAAAAGGAACTATGATCAGATCAGATTGTTTAACCCTCCCAAAGTGAAGAAGAAAGAGCTAGAGCAGTCAGAACCTGATAAGGAAACAGAAGAAGAGGAAGTATTATTTAAAGATTGA